In a genomic window of Lycium ferocissimum isolate CSIRO_LF1 chromosome 9, AGI_CSIRO_Lferr_CH_V1, whole genome shotgun sequence:
- the LOC132030512 gene encoding glutathione S-transferase T1-like codes for MTLKLYVDRMSQPSRALIIFCKLNGIDFEEVRIELSKRQQLSPEFKDVNPMKQVPAIMDGRFKLFESHAILRYLACAFPRIADHWYPADLYKRAKVDSVLDWHHSNLRRGAAGYVFNTVLAPAFGLALNPQAAAESEKVLKTSLAKIESVWLQKKGRFLLGSGQPSIADLSLVCEIMQLEVLDEKDRERIIGPYKRVLKWIDDTKDAMEPHFQEVHLILFKAKEKFHKQRYTVGSSIPQSSRKPDLHSKM; via the exons ATGACGCTAAAATTATACGTAGATCGTATGTCCCAACCTTCTCGTGCACTTATCATCTTCTGCAA GTTAAATGGAATCGACTTTGAGGAGGTCCGTATAGAACTCTCGAAGCGCCAGCAGTTGTCTCCTGAATTTAAAG ATGTTAACCCCATGAAGCAAGTACCAGCTATAATGGATGGAAGATTTAAGCTTTTCGAAAG TCATGCAATTCTTAGATATCTGGCTTGTGCATTTCCAAGAATTGCAGATCATTG GTACCCAGCTGACTTATACAAAAGAGCAAAGGTAGACTCTGTGTTGGATTGGCATCACTCTAACTTGCGTCGTGGTGCAG CTGGATATGTCTTTAATACTGTTCTTGCTCCTGCTTTTGGGTTGGCTTTGAATCCACAAGCAGCAGCAGAAAGTGAAAAAGTCCTTAAGACATCTCTTGCAAAGATCGAGTCTGTTTGGCTCCAGAAAAAAGGACGTTTTTTGCTAGGGAGTGGCCAACCTTCAATTGCAGATCTTAGCTTAGTGTGTGAGATTATGCAACTTGAG GTTTTGGATGAGAAAGATCGTGAGCGGATAATTGGCCCATACAAGAGAGTGTTGAAGTGGATTGATGACACAAAGGATGCCATGGAACCTCATTTCCAAGAGGTACATTTGATTCTCTTCAAAGCTAAAGAGAAGTTCCATAAGCAAAGATACACTGTAGGAAGTAGCATTCCTCAATCGAGCAGAAAACCCGACTTGCACTCGAAGATGTGA
- the LOC132030513 gene encoding glutathione S-transferase T1-like, protein MTLRVYVDRISHPCREVIIFCRLNGIDFEEVRIDLSKRQHLTPEFKGINPLMQIPAIMDGRFKLSESHAILRYLACAFPGIADHWYPADLYQRAKVESVLDWHRANFPRGPAGYVSKSVLAPAIGLPLNPQAAAKAEKILIASLAKIESVWLQKKGRFLLGSDQPSIADLSLACEIMQLEVVDEKDRERILGPFKRVQKWLNDTKNAMAPHFEEVHSILAEVKEKLQKQRNAIGSRITEVGRKPDLHSKM, encoded by the exons atgacactGAGAGTATACGTAGATCGTATATCACATCCTTGTCGTGAAGTTATCATTTTCTGCAG GTTAAATGGAATAGACTTTGAGGAGGTCCGCATAGATCTCTCCAAACGCCAGCACTTGACTCCGGAATTCAAAG GAATCAACCCACTGATGCAAATACCAGCTATAATGGatggaagattcaagctttCCGAAAG TCATGCAATTCTCAGATATCTGGCTTGTGCATTTCCAGGAATTGCTGATCATTG GTATCCAGCTGACTTGTATCAAAGAGCAAAGGTCGAATCTGTGTTGGATTGGCATCGCGCTAACTTCCCTCGCGGTCCAG CTGGATATGTCTCTAAGTCTGTTCTCGCTCCTGCAATTGGGCTGCCATTGAATCCACAAGCAGCAGCAAAAGCTGAGAAAATCCTTATAGCATCGCTTGCAAAGATAGAGTCTGTTTGGCTCCAGAAAAAAGGACGATTTTTGCTTGGGAGTGACCAGCCTTCAATTGCAGATCTTAGTTTAGCGTGTGAAATTATGCAACTTGAG GTTGTGGATGAGAAGGATCGTGAGCGTATATTAGGtccattcaagagagttcagaAGTGGCTTAATGACACGAAAAATGCCATGGCACCTCATTTCGAAGAAGTGCATTCAATTCTCGCAGAAGTTAAAGAGAAGTTGCAAAAACAAAGAAATGCTATAGGAAGTAGAATTACTGAAGTGGGCAGAAAACCTGACTTGCATTCAAAGATGTGA